Below is a window of Desulfosoma sp. DNA.
TCCATTTGGAAGCTCTCGGCTTTTTCAAGGATAGGGAAGCCTATTCGGATGTGGTCCCTGAGGCTCAAGAACTTGTGGAATTGCTGATGAAAGCTGTTTTCCGAGCAGCGGGCGCGAAGGTTCCCAAAGTCCATGACGTGGGAAAGGTCCTTGAAAAGTATCGAGAGCATCTTCCTCAAAGCTTGACGAGTCATCTCCATGAGATTCGACGCATTCGTAAGAGGCTTCGAAAGGAACGTGAGCTCAGTTTTTACGGAGCTGACGACTTTATTCCCACGGAAGAATACCACGTGGAAGACGCGGAACACGCTATCTGTGACGCAACTTTCGTGGACTAGGTAGTCTGGGAAATGTTCGAGACGTGCCAGAAAAAGGAAGAAGAAGAACCCACATGAAAATCGAAACCAGCCGATTCGGAACCCTGGAGTTGGACGAAAGCACCTTTATCCACTTTCCATGGGGCATTCCCGGTTTTGAAGAGATCAAACGCTACGTGCTCTTGGAACATCGGCAGGGACCGTTCAAGTGGCTTCAAGCCGTCGATCATCCCGACGTGGCCTTTGTGGTCGCTCCGCCCGACATCTTCGGCGTTCACTACAAAGTCCCGGAAAATCGAATGTCGGTCCTTGAGCTGCAGGATTCAAACGATCTTGCCATACTGCTTCTGGTTTCGTTGGACAGGACCACACGCACGGTGCGCCCTCATGTACGGGCCCCTCTGCTCCTGAATGCGTCCAATCGCCGAGCCTACCAGTGGGTCATAGAAGCCGGAGAACAGGTAAACATTTTGACCATCCAGGAATCATCGAACGCGGTCGAATAAGGCAAATCCCCTGAATTCCCACGGCCGGAGGCGTGGAAGCTCAGGGGACCTGAGGGTCGTCGATCCCTTGGGAACGAGAAAAAATTCAGCCAAGATCCGCGATTTTCTGATACTGCCGGGAAACGGCCTGAGCCTTTTGCATACCGGCAAGTTTTTCCCCGGTGCGGGTCAGAGCTGTGGCGAGTGCGTTGAGACAGGCGTCGTGGCTTTGTTGCAGCTCCGCAAACAGGGAATAGGCTTGGTTTCTGGAGGACTCGTCTTGAAAGGTTTCGACGACAGAGGAAAAGTTCAAAAGGTTCCGGACCCGGTAAAAAGTGTCTTGGCATCGTGAAACGAGACCTTCAATGTCTTCGGCCTCGGCGTCTTCGTGGGCGGCCTTCTGCAAGGCGTGAAGATCCGCACGAAGATCCTGAATCAGGTGAGCCAGGACCTGGATGGCGTCGAGTGTCTCCATGAAACCTTTCCTTTTCCCACTTGTGTCTTAAGCCGTCACAGACCTAGCCCAGTTCCCGGCAACTTCCTGAACATCCAGATTCAGTTCTCCCCGATCGTATTTCCTTTTCACTTCCTGCCAGCCTTCCCGAAGTTCTTTCAAGATATCGATCAGGTTATTGTAGGTTTCCGGCGGTTTTGTAGAATTGATGCCGATGAGTTCCCGAAGGAGGTAATTATAGATTCGTGAAAGGTTAACGGCGATTTCACCGCCGCGTTCGAAATCCAAGCCCACCAAAAGCTCCGTGATAAGGTCCTGCCCATGGCGAATGCGTTCATAGGCCGCATCCATGCAGTGGGAAGCATGGTATTCCTTGGCCTGCTGTAGATCGCGAATGGTCGCATCGTAGCACATGAGGACAAGGCTGGCGATGTCCGCCGTTTCCACGTTGGTCCTTCGGTAAGCTTCCTGAGCCATGTTCATCATCATGGATTCAACCTCCACAGGCCTTCTTCTACACGACAGCGGTTATCTGAACCCAAGCTTCTCGAAGATCCCCGGCCATGGAAATCATACGACCCAGAGTCCCCTGGGCTTGGGTGTCATGAACAGCGATGAGCTCTCGAAGCATGTAATTGTAGATTCGGCCCAGGTTGACGGCAATTTCTCCACCTCGTTCGTAGTCCAAACCGATCAGAAGTTCCGTGAGAATATCCTGGGCGTGTCGAAGCCGATCCATGAACAGATCGTACCGGCCTTCTGCGTGAGCGTGTTTCGCGTCTTGCAAATCCTCGATGAAAGTGTCGTAGCACCTGACGATAAGATTCAAAAAATCGCCGTTGGAAGCGTCATGACATTGGCTTACTGGCAGGGCACACGCGGTCATTTTTTCCTCCTTGCTGTCAATTTTTTCCGCTCCAGAACCATACATCAACGGTGGGAATGGCTCCCTTTGAACAGGCTCCTCTCACGCGCTTTGTGACATGCTGGAAAAGAGCTTGGAAAGGTTCGACATCTGCTCGTTTAAGGTGCTCATGGCTTTGTCCATGGCCACAAACCTGGCCCTCATTCGTTCTATGTCGGCATCGATGCGATCTTCCAGCTTCTGCATACGATCGTCCAGCGACTTAATCTTTCCCTGAACACTCTTCTTTTGCATGGTGACCGTGCCATCCAGGGAATCCGTGAGCCCGTTCAAAACGGATTGCAAGCCTTGAGCCATTGTATTGAATGCCGAGACTGTACCGGAAAAATCCTGCAACAGGGCGTCCTTGAACTTATCGGCGTTCAGTTCGAGGGTGCCTGACCGGGAAAATGTGATACCGTAACTGAAAAGTTCCTGATCGAGTACGGTGCTCTGCAAACGGGTCTTGATGGAACGAAGCGTGGCATCGCCGAAAAGCACTCCTCCGGTCTTTTCGCTGAGCGCATTGTAGCTGAACTGCTCGTTGATGTATTTGACAAGGCCGTTGTAAGCATCGACGAAATTTTGAATCTTTTCGGTGATGCCGCTTTCATCCCTCTCCACATCAAGGGTGATGGTGGTGTTGGCATCCGCACCGCGCAGCTGAAGAGTGACTCCTGGAATGGCATCGGTGATGGTGTTGGAAGAGCGCGTCATGGCAATGCCGTCGATGGTAAAGGAGGCATCGACGCCGGCCTGAAGAGTGGAAAAATAATCTCCTGCGGCATCGGTGAACGAGATGCCTGCGGTGCCTTCATTTTCACTTGTGAGGATAAGCCGATAGTCGGAATCGGACACTTTGAGCACGCTGGCGATAACGCCGGTGGGGTTGGAACCCGTGTTCAGGCTGTTGATCTCGTCTCGAAGGGTATTGAGGTTTTTCCCATCCAAGCTGACTTCTTGACCGCTGATGGTGATGGTCCCGGTCCATTCGGTGGGATCGGACGCCGAAGTCACGGATGTGGACTGCAGTTTTTCGGCCTTGGCCAGCTGAGTGACCTGAATATCAAACCGGCCTCTGGCTGCTCCGGAACCCACTGCCACCGTCAGAAGGTTTTCCGGATTGACGCCGCTGGAAGTTTTCAAGGAAGCCGAGAAAACATCGAAGTCGCCGGTATCCTTGATCTTTTGAACCGCAGAGAGCAAATCCGAAAGTTTGGTGGAAACCGTGTTCCAGGCGGAAAGCACATCCTCCTGATTCTTTTTCTGCCGTTCCAAGGGCTTGATAAACTGGTTTTCTTCCACGCGACGAAGCTGTTCCAGCAGGCTCTGCCAATCAAGTCCGCTTCCTACGCCACTGAGACTGAACCCCATGGACGCACCTCCCACTCTCCAAGTGCCGCCCTTCACCTGATCGGCAACACCTTTTGTTTTTGAATTCACCCTTGCCTAATTTATCGGCATGAAAAGATGAAAACTTGACACATTTTCTGAAGGAATCCATCGAGTTTGCCCAAAACGGCCGAGGAAGCCGTCGGCGTTTAAAGTCTCTGAAAGGAAAAAGGGGTAGCTCCCTTTTAGGAACCACCCCCTTTTTTCGGACTGGTAGAACGTAAGACGGCTCGTTCTTTTACCTCAAGAGGGTCAGAATCTGCTGGGGTGCCGCGTTGGCCTGGGCTAACATGGCCATTCCGGCCTGCTGCAGGATCTGAGTTTTGGTAAATTGAGTGACTTCATAAGCCATGTCTGCATCCCGAATGGCCGACTCGGAGGCCGAATAGTTTTCAATCATAATATTCAGGTTGTCCATGGTGTGCTGCAGACGGTTCTGATAGGCGCCGATTTCGGCCATGTAGGTATTGATACTGGTGATGGCTGTATCGAGCGCGTCCATGGCCGCTTGGGCAGCGGACTGCGTTCCAATTCTGCTTGCGCTGACTCCCAAGGCAGCCGAAGAAACCGCTTGCAGTTCAACCTGCAATTGATCGTGGGATCTATTAAGCGAGCCGATCTGGAAGGTGAAAGAGGCGGCTGTTCCGGTTCCTGTCGAGTAAACCAACGTGACCCCATTATATTGCGATGTCATGGCGATTCGATCGAGTTCCGCCTGAAGTTGAGTGAACTCAGTGTTAAGCAATTCCCTGTTCGCGTTCGTGATTTGTCCGCCGGCTGCTTGAGTTGCCAGATCCTTCATGCGGACCAGAATGTTATACATTTCATGATAGGCCCCATCGGCCACCTGCAGCATAGAATTAGATTCCGTGGCGTTTTGGTAAGCCACCCTCAAGGATGAAATTCTAGCCTTGAAGGTGTTGGCCACGGCATAACCTGCCGCATCGTCAGCCGCCTTGTTGATGCGGTAACCCGTGGACAATCGTTCCAGCGCATTCTGCATGTTGCGATTATTGACGGTCAGATTACGCTGAACATTCAATGAAGCAATGTTGGTGTTGATTCGAAGTGCCATGGGAAATCCTCCTTGATCCTTTTGGTCTTTGACATCCCTGTCTCGTTAAGGTCTACCAGTCCGCTTTTCGCTTTCATTTACTGTATCGACAGGATTTCCCAATCCCTTTAATTTTTTTTGAGGCCCAAAATTCCATGCTTGAGAAGCCAATCCACGTGCAGCAAAGCCGCCTGCCGGGAAAGTCCCAAAGAGTTTTTCACCATGAAAACGAGATCGTCGAGTCGATACCCCTTAGAAGCATCGAGGCGGCGAATCAACGAGAGCACCTCTTTGCAAATGAATGATGAACTCTCCCCGTAAACGACGGGAACGAACCCCTCAGCCAATTGATCGAACCCATAGGGGCTGACAGCAAACATTGTGTCTTCACGAAGTGTCTGAGTAGGGTAATGCCCAAAAATCTTCCTAAAATGGGGAGTAAGTATCGGCAACACTTGGTCTTTCGGTTGACTCCCGTTCCTCTCTCTCAGGGCGGCCTGCGCAAGTTCTTGCCAGAGATTTCCATATTCGGCGACAATGACAGACCATCGGTACCGCCCAGCTTCACATTGCCCAGCTTTTCCCATGGATTGCCTCGTCTCTTCCTGGGTCAACAGACAGGACAAGGCCTCCAGAAAGCTTTCCATGTCAAAGGCGACCTTTTGGGCTCGGTAATAACGAAGTACGGAAGAATCCAAAATGCCGGCAAGGTCTTCCCACGGTTCGGCTTCGGCGGAGGCGTAGGTCCGAACTAAAAATCCCGAAACACCCGGTTTGACCAGTTCACGATAGCCGTTGAAATCGGATGCGATGACCGGCAATCCATAGCTCATGGCTTCAAGGATCGTCAGGCCGAAAGTTTCCTGGTAGTTATCCACAAGAGAACAAAAAACGTCCGATGCCGCATAAAGTAGTTCTTTTCTCTCTAGAGAAACATTCGCTTCTATGCTGACGTGCGAGCCGATTCCTACATAGCGGCACAACTCGGAAACCAATCTAATGGCCTCTTTTTTCCCCGCTCCAGAGAGCACAAGACGGTACTTCCGGGAAAGCCCTTTCTCGCTAAACTTCCTGAACAGCCAAGCGCATCCCTCCAGGAACGGACTAAGATCCATTTTGCCTCGAACCGAAAACCGGCCAAGACACAAAACAACCACTTCGTCGAGTTTCCATCCCAACCGAAGGCGCGCTTCCTCTTTGTCCACAAGAGGCTTTTGCCGATCCGGAATTCCAAGAGGGATATGAACCAGGCGCGGTGCCTTTGGAAGAACCGCCTGAAAAGCTTCTTTGAATCGTTCTCGCAAGTAATCAAAGGTTTGGCTGAGCATCTTTTGTGCACAGAGGCTGGTACAGATGATTGCGTCATAGGGTTTGGGACATGCCAGCAAGAGGCTTAGGCACTTCGTATAGATGCTCAGGGTGTCCAGAGAATGCGTTACGCCCGTTACGGCAAAAGGAGCAATATCCAGGGCTCGATTTCGCCATTCCATCACGTAAGGCATATAAAAGGTGAAATCGCCATGATGCATGACATCGACGGGTTCACGGCGCAGTTCATCCCAAGCCAAGGCCTGAGGGATCGCCCTGGGTCTTGCCGGCGATTCCACAGGAGAGGTGAGATCATTCAGAAACCGACGCATCCTTTCGGTCTGAATTGTGTCCTGACAAAAAAAACGACATGATTTAAATCGCCCGTATCGAAAAAAGGCTTCGAGAAATTGCCTGTTGGCGGCAGGCATGCCCATTTTGTCCTGCCAAAAAAGATCATCGATCAGGAAAGGATCAAAACTTGCCCAATGCATGCATCGTCATCCTCTACACCACGAGTCAGGCCCCACGTCCCAGCCGCTGACTGAGAATCTCATAAGCCTTGACAACGGGGAAATCGTTGACTCCCTTGGCTACCAAGGACGCAAACACCCGCAAAGCCCTTCGATCGGCCCCGAGTTGCCAGTAAGTATTGCCTAGTTTGATCGCCGCTTCGATATTGTCGGGTTCCTTGACCAAGGCTTTCTGAAAAGCTTTTACAGCCAAATGAAGCTTATTTTCCTGTTTGAGGAGGCTTCCATAACGGGTCCACCCCAAGGTCGAGAGAGCATACCCTCCCCAATCACGATGAAAAGCCTCAGAAGCAAGGTGCCACTGACCGTTTTCCACAGCCAGACAACCCAACTGCTCCCATACTTGATAACGCACGGCTTCGTCCTGCAAGACCTCCACACATCGAGAACAGGCTTCGATGCCTCCAACATGATAGAGACTATAGGCCTGATGGCTGATGAGGTCAGCTACGTTGAGTTGTGGCCATGGAAGTCGCGTAACTACGTGACGGCTGAGATCGACGCTTTGGAAATAACGAAGTGCCTCTTTGTGACGATTTAAGCGCTGAGCCAGCCGACCAAGGCGAAAAAGCAGATAAGGATAGGGGCATGGAAAACCATTCAGCTGTAAAAGATACCTTTCAGCTTTTTGAGGATTTTTTTGATCCAAATGGGTTTCCGCACAAAAGAGAACGGCATCCCAAATAAAGGGCTCAAGGGCTTGGCTTTGAGTCGGCGTAGCGCAGAATTTCTTCTTTTTTAAAATGCTAAGACATGCTTCCATGCAGTTGAGGGCCTGCTCGTAATCCTCAAGAACATGATAGGAGATCGCGAGATAATACTGTATCGTTTCATCTTTTTGAGTGTCTTCACAATCATTTTGCGCTTTGTGGAGCAAATCAATATTTCTTCGGATTTTTGACTTCAACACATATGGGTTTGTATATCCATGATGTTCAATAACTATGTCCGTATCGACCAAGGGAATTCCAAGTCGTTCCAAAGCATGATCCAGTCTTTCATGGATGATGCCTTGAAATCTGACACCCGGAAGATTAGGAACACAGCGAATCTGCATCAAGGAAGCAAATGGTTTCCCATGTCGAATATCTTTAAGCACGAAACAATAAGCTCGGCCATCCAATAGAGTTTTAAGACGTCGAATTTTTTCTACGTTTTCGAGGTCCACACGATCGTCGGCATCGAGCCATAGAAGGTAACGCCCTCGAGCCCTTGCCAGCGAAGCGTTTCGGGCTGCAGAAAAATCATCATGCCAGGGGTAATCGGCCACCACATGCGCATATTTTTCGGCGATGGCCCGAGTCTCATCGATCGATCCCGTATCCACAACCACGATTTCATCGGCAAAGAGTCTGAAGTTTTGAAGCGCCTCTTCCAGCTGATGAGCTTCATTGCGCACAATCATGCAGACGGAAAGTGCTACAGGACAATCCATCATTGTTATTACCCTTGGTTTTGGAAAATCTTTGAGCCTGCCATGCCTGGATCAGTGTAGCCGTGGCTCGGCCCGCTGCGTCCTTGAGAAACTTTCCTGGATACTTTCGATAAAGTGCCAGGGCTTTTGTTGGACACCCGCTCCGAAAGAACGCGTATGCCAGGGGCGGAGCGAGATCCTCCATCGGCAATCCTCGCTTGAAAGCTTTTAGCAAACACTCCACTGCTTGCTCATAAGCTCCACAGTGAAGAAGACTCAGACCTTCGTGCGCTAAAAGCTCAGCCCTTTCGTCAATAGACTTTCGATACCTTCGAAAAAACTGAACCGCCAAGGCTTCTTCACCTGCTTCTCTCGCGGCAACCGCTAAAATTCCAAGCAGGGCATTCTCTTTGTAAAAATGCTCCTGAGTCAAAGCCGTTCGGCGCTGCACAACAGGCAAGCGACCAAACTGATAGGCTTGCCACAAGAAAGGGAAGGCTTCTTTATAGCGTCTCTGGAAAAAAAGACTTAGGCCGAGATAAAGTCGGGCTGTGTTTTGTTGGGGAATTTGTGCCAAGGATTCTCGCGCATACCTTTCAGTGAGAGGGTAGTCCTGGTCGGAGTAAGCATTAAGACTAAGGAGGTTAAGGATCATGCATTCTAGAATTTTTGTTGGAGGTTTTAACGCATAGGCCATTTTCAGGGATCGCAAAGCCTCTTTTCGCCGCCCAAGCCCGTAAAGGGTGTAGCCTACCAAGTAATGAGAGACGGCATCTTGAGGGTTCAGCGCCAACTGTTCCTGAAGGATTTCCAGGTTTCGAACAAGCTTTGCGCGCATTCCTTCTTCGGAGATCGCATATCCATAGTGGTTAATGACAAAGGAAGCTGAAACGATCTTTCGCCCCATACGCAGAAGCCATGGGTCCACCCCTTCATGGGCTTTTCCCTCAAAACGAATGCCGTCTAATTTTCGAAACAGTCTTACGGCATGATGAACATCAAAGGAGCCATCTTGATGAAAGTTTCGGATTGGAACAAGGAAAGCATCCCCGTCTGTCCTGAAACACTCGGTCTTTAGCTCGATCTTCTTTGCGGGAAGAACCAATTCTTCGTCGGCATCCAACCACAAGACCCAGGGACCTTGAGTCAGAGACAAAGCATAATTCCTGGCTTCCGAAAAATCGCCGGTCCAAGAAAAAAAGAAAAGTTTGGTCCCATAACGCCGTGCAATCTCGAGAGTCCCGTCCGTAGATCCCGTATCCACGATGACGATCTCATCCACAGACGTTCGAACACTTTCCAGACAGCGAGCTAAATTTTTCTCCTCATTCTTGACAATCATGGACAACGAGATGGTCTGCATGCCGTCGACTCCGCAAAAATTTCAAGACAGGTGGGGCGCCACTCCATCCCCTTGATGTATGCACGGCTCTTGCCTCTTGAACACCAGTGCGTGGCAGCTCTACAGACGGTTGGAAGCGCATCCGATGGACCGAAAATGACCGTTTTCTCCTCAACAACATTGGCTGAGTCCCTCGGCACCGGACATCAACCAAGGTATTGCAGAATCCAGGCCATTCGTTGATCCATGGTGTGATCTTTCAAAACCCTCTCATGGCCGGCCCTTGCAATACTCACTCGCTCCTCAGGGTTTCTAATGTAATGATGTATCAATTTCCTTATTTCTTGGCGATTGCGGTAAACAACCACGTCACGCCCTATATCGAACAGTTCACCTATGGCAGGAGAATGTTCCGCCAGAACAAAGGCTTGGCACGCCAAAACATCAAAAACTCGCATGGTCACAATGTCGTTCTGATAAGCTCGTGCTATGTCCAGGTTAATCCATGAAGCGTTATATATTTTGGTAAGCTCCAAACCATGCTTGGCAGGACCTTGATAGACGGAAGGTGGGCACATCTCGGCCCATCCGTCATCACCCCAAATCTTGCACCCATAGGGCATTTCAAGAACCTCGCCAACGATTCTTCGAC
It encodes the following:
- a CDS encoding flagellin; the encoded protein is MALRINTNIASLNVQRNLTVNNRNMQNALERLSTGYRINKAADDAAGYAVANTFKARISSLRVAYQNATESNSMLQVADGAYHEMYNILVRMKDLATQAAGGQITNANRELLNTEFTQLQAELDRIAMTSQYNGVTLVYSTGTGTAASFTFQIGSLNRSHDQLQVELQAVSSAALGVSASRIGTQSAAQAAMDALDTAITSINTYMAEIGAYQNRLQHTMDNLNIMIENYSASESAIRDADMAYEVTQFTKTQILQQAGMAMLAQANAAPQQILTLLR
- a CDS encoding glycosyltransferase family 4 protein, which gives rise to MHWASFDPFLIDDLFWQDKMGMPAANRQFLEAFFRYGRFKSCRFFCQDTIQTERMRRFLNDLTSPVESPARPRAIPQALAWDELRREPVDVMHHGDFTFYMPYVMEWRNRALDIAPFAVTGVTHSLDTLSIYTKCLSLLLACPKPYDAIICTSLCAQKMLSQTFDYLRERFKEAFQAVLPKAPRLVHIPLGIPDRQKPLVDKEEARLRLGWKLDEVVVLCLGRFSVRGKMDLSPFLEGCAWLFRKFSEKGLSRKYRLVLSGAGKKEAIRLVSELCRYVGIGSHVSIEANVSLERKELLYAASDVFCSLVDNYQETFGLTILEAMSYGLPVIASDFNGYRELVKPGVSGFLVRTYASAEAEPWEDLAGILDSSVLRYYRAQKVAFDMESFLEALSCLLTQEETRQSMGKAGQCEAGRYRWSVIVAEYGNLWQELAQAALRERNGSQPKDQVLPILTPHFRKIFGHYPTQTLREDTMFAVSPYGFDQLAEGFVPVVYGESSSFICKEVLSLIRRLDASKGYRLDDLVFMVKNSLGLSRQAALLHVDWLLKHGILGLKKN
- a CDS encoding glycosyltransferase: MMDCPVALSVCMIVRNEAHQLEEALQNFRLFADEIVVVDTGSIDETRAIAEKYAHVVADYPWHDDFSAARNASLARARGRYLLWLDADDRVDLENVEKIRRLKTLLDGRAYCFVLKDIRHGKPFASLMQIRCVPNLPGVRFQGIIHERLDHALERLGIPLVDTDIVIEHHGYTNPYVLKSKIRRNIDLLHKAQNDCEDTQKDETIQYYLAISYHVLEDYEQALNCMEACLSILKKKKFCATPTQSQALEPFIWDAVLFCAETHLDQKNPQKAERYLLQLNGFPCPYPYLLFRLGRLAQRLNRHKEALRYFQSVDLSRHVVTRLPWPQLNVADLISHQAYSLYHVGGIEACSRCVEVLQDEAVRYQVWEQLGCLAVENGQWHLASEAFHRDWGGYALSTLGWTRYGSLLKQENKLHLAVKAFQKALVKEPDNIEAAIKLGNTYWQLGADRRALRVFASLVAKGVNDFPVVKAYEILSQRLGRGA
- the fliD gene encoding flagellar filament capping protein FliD translates to MGFSLSGVGSGLDWQSLLEQLRRVEENQFIKPLERQKKNQEDVLSAWNTVSTKLSDLLSAVQKIKDTGDFDVFSASLKTSSGVNPENLLTVAVGSGAARGRFDIQVTQLAKAEKLQSTSVTSASDPTEWTGTITISGQEVSLDGKNLNTLRDEINSLNTGSNPTGVIASVLKVSDSDYRLILTSENEGTAGISFTDAAGDYFSTLQAGVDASFTIDGIAMTRSSNTITDAIPGVTLQLRGADANTTITLDVERDESGITEKIQNFVDAYNGLVKYINEQFSYNALSEKTGGVLFGDATLRSIKTRLQSTVLDQELFSYGITFSRSGTLELNADKFKDALLQDFSGTVSAFNTMAQGLQSVLNGLTDSLDGTVTMQKKSVQGKIKSLDDRMQKLEDRIDADIERMRARFVAMDKAMSTLNEQMSNLSKLFSSMSQSA
- a CDS encoding HEPN domain-containing protein, which gives rise to MRTDNLTQAYLHKAKVHLEALGFFKDREAYSDVVPEAQELVELLMKAVFRAAGAKVPKVHDVGKVLEKYREHLPQSLTSHLHEIRRIRKRLRKERELSFYGADDFIPTEEYHVEDAEHAICDATFVD
- a CDS encoding flagellar protein FliS, producing the protein MTACALPVSQCHDASNGDFLNLIVRCYDTFIEDLQDAKHAHAEGRYDLFMDRLRHAQDILTELLIGLDYERGGEIAVNLGRIYNYMLRELIAVHDTQAQGTLGRMISMAGDLREAWVQITAVV
- a CDS encoding glycosyltransferase; translated protein: MQTISLSMIVKNEEKNLARCLESVRTSVDEIVIVDTGSTDGTLEIARRYGTKLFFFSWTGDFSEARNYALSLTQGPWVLWLDADEELVLPAKKIELKTECFRTDGDAFLVPIRNFHQDGSFDVHHAVRLFRKLDGIRFEGKAHEGVDPWLLRMGRKIVSASFVINHYGYAISEEGMRAKLVRNLEILQEQLALNPQDAVSHYLVGYTLYGLGRRKEALRSLKMAYALKPPTKILECMILNLLSLNAYSDQDYPLTERYARESLAQIPQQNTARLYLGLSLFFQRRYKEAFPFLWQAYQFGRLPVVQRRTALTQEHFYKENALLGILAVAAREAGEEALAVQFFRRYRKSIDERAELLAHEGLSLLHCGAYEQAVECLLKAFKRGLPMEDLAPPLAYAFFRSGCPTKALALYRKYPGKFLKDAAGRATATLIQAWQAQRFSKTKGNNNDGLSCSTFRLHDCAQ
- the fliW gene encoding flagellar assembly protein FliW codes for the protein MKIETSRFGTLELDESTFIHFPWGIPGFEEIKRYVLLEHRQGPFKWLQAVDHPDVAFVVAPPDIFGVHYKVPENRMSVLELQDSNDLAILLLVSLDRTTRTVRPHVRAPLLLNASNRRAYQWVIEAGEQVNILTIQESSNAVE
- the fliS gene encoding flagellar export chaperone FliS, with translation MMMNMAQEAYRRTNVETADIASLVLMCYDATIRDLQQAKEYHASHCMDAAYERIRHGQDLITELLVGLDFERGGEIAVNLSRIYNYLLRELIGINSTKPPETYNNLIDILKELREGWQEVKRKYDRGELNLDVQEVAGNWARSVTA